The Fervidicoccaceae archaeon genome contains a region encoding:
- the tnpA gene encoding IS200/IS605 family transposase produces the protein MEGDSQTGLELKSTRHAMYWCGYHFAWIPKYRRGVLVGEVAEYTREVLKQIFVEIGCEPIAIEVLPDHVHVFCSCPPRLSPAYVVNYLKGKSARRILQRFPELKTGATRGKLWSRSYFVATVGNISADIIRKYVEEQWEKER, from the coding sequence ATGGAGGGCGACTCTCAGACGGGGCTTGAGCTCAAGAGCACTAGGCATGCTATGTATTGGTGCGGCTATCACTTCGCGTGGATTCCTAAGTACCGTAGAGGTGTTCTCGTAGGCGAAGTTGCTGAATACACTAGAGAAGTGCTGAAGCAGATATTTGTTGAGATTGGCTGTGAGCCTATAGCTATCGAGGTTCTGCCAGACCATGTTCATGTGTTCTGCTCATGCCCTCCACGGCTATCCCCAGCCTATGTGGTGAACTACCTCAAGGGTAAGAGCGCTAGGAGGATACTGCAGAGGTTCCCGGAGCTGAAGACTGGTGCTACTAGAGGTAAGCTATGGTCTAGGAGCTACTTCGTAGCAACTGTTGGTAATATATCAGCTGACATCATCAGGAAATACGTAGAAGAGCAGTGGGAGAAGGAGAGATGA
- a CDS encoding archaellin/type IV pilin N-terminal domain-containing protein, producing the protein MENKKVKEKKKRGIVGIEAAIVLIAFVIVAAALAFVALNMGLFTTQKSKEVIGKGLGEASTALEVDGSVLGISNSTHIVDVSVPIKTSAGVSAVDLAPSRVTIGVIVGGTSFENIYKGILYYNSTDGNLYYATNRTQFTTTPLPDLSTNSIANAIWSTSPSSPEAYIVILKNVNYDSVLEFSEKAIVLINMGTANSLPPYGKLSIEIRPPEGAPLTVERTMPPNLPEGAVSLG; encoded by the coding sequence ATGGAAAACAAGAAAGTGAAGGAAAAGAAGAAGAGAGGGATCGTTGGAATAGAAGCTGCCATAGTGCTAATAGCCTTTGTGATAGTCGCTGCTGCTCTGGCATTTGTAGCGCTGAATATGGGGCTCTTCACAACACAGAAGAGTAAAGAGGTAATAGGCAAGGGATTGGGAGAGGCCAGCACTGCTCTTGAGGTTGATGGCTCAGTTCTGGGAATAAGCAACAGCACACACATTGTTGATGTATCAGTACCCATAAAGACCTCTGCCGGAGTTTCAGCTGTTGATCTAGCACCTTCCAGAGTGACCATTGGAGTGATAGTGGGAGGAACGTCCTTTGAGAATATATACAAGGGCATACTCTACTACAATTCAACTGATGGAAATCTATACTATGCCACTAACCGCACACAATTCACTACAACACCTCTACCAGATCTGTCAACAAACTCTATTGCCAATGCCATATGGAGCACATCGCCATCTTCTCCCGAAGCATACATCGTCATTCTCAAGAATGTGAACTATGATAGTGTGCTTGAATTCAGCGAAAAAGCAATAGTGCTGATAAATATGGGGACAGCCAATTCATTGCCTCCCTACGGAAAGCTGAGCATTGAGATAAGGCCCCCGGAGGGAGCCCCTCTAACAGTAGAGAGGACAATGCCGCCGAATCTGCCAGAAGGTGCAGTCAGCCTAGGATGA